Sequence from the Aerococcus tenax genome:
TAAGGGGTATATCAAGCGGGTGGAAGACTCTGAATACCGGACCCAAAACCGGGGCGGACGTGGCGTGAAGGGCATGGCCTTACAGGATGGCGACTATATTGATGCCATGCTGTCGACCTCGACCCACGATGTCATCCTCTGCTTTACTGACCGCGGCCGGGTCTTTCAAATTAAGGGCTATGAAATCCCTGAATACGGCCGGGCAGCCAAGGGTCTTCCCATTGTCAATCTTCTCAATCTCCAAGAAGATGAACAAGTCCGCGGGGTCATTAATGTAAACCCAAGTGACAAGGCCGCTAATAATGAAGATTACTTCTTCTTTGTCACCAAACAAGGACGGGTCAAACGGACGCCGATTGAGGAATACTTCAATATCAGAAATAACGGTCTGATTGCCATTAACCTCCGTGATGACGATGAATTAGTCGCTGTCTTACAAACCAGTGGCCAAGATAATATCATTCTCGGCTCCCGCCAGGGTTATGCGGTCTCCTTTGCTGAAGACGATGTCCGGTCTATGGGTCGGACGGCGACTGGTGTTCGTGGTATCCGCCTCGATAAGGACGACTATGTGGTTGGGGCGTCGATTTTAGGCCCTGACCAAGATGTCTTGATCGTGACCGAAAAAGGCTACGGCAAACGGACGCCTGCCGATGAGTACAGTATCAAACACCGGGGCGGTAAGGGCGTTAAGACCGTCAATATTACTGAAAAGAACGGTCCCCTAGTTGGCCTAGCTACCGTTGACTTGGATGAAGATATCATGCTGATGACTGATGAAGGCGTAGTTATCCGCTTCCATTCTGTTGACATCTCCCAAACTGGTCGGGCAACCCAAGGGGTTCGACTGATGCGCTTAGATAAATCCGCTCATGTGTCCACCATGGCCGTTGTCGATCCAGAAGATGATGAGGAATCGTTGGAAGAGGTAGAGACTGTGGAAGCTGATCCAGACCAACAAGGTCAATACGCCACTGAAACCGGGTTAAGCGATCCTAACATTGATTCAGGTGACGACCAAGATACAGCCCGTTTTAGCCAAGATCAGATCCAAGCCAAAATGCAAGACTTCTCCCAAGAACTCGTCGATGAAAATGAAGACTCAGACCTAGACTCTGACTCAGAATAAGATCCGATGAAGATTAATTAAATAACAATCACTTGGCTGAGTGATGATAAAATCTGGGGTGTTCCTAAAAGTTGTCTTTTTATCAACTTTAGGAGCACTCTTTTTTTGTCGCAACTTGTTGGAAGATAAAGGCTCAATTATAATGAATCTCAAGGGGATTGTGGCTTTTAGCAAATAATAACCGATTACTTGTTGACTTTGTTTCTTAAGTCCTTTACACTGAATTTAGTCAGATATATATGACGAAAATTAACTAATAAAGTATATTTGATGGATAATTCTGATTATTTATTTAGTGCTAGGCTAAGAATAGTATTTTCTTTTCTGTCGTCATACAATAGTGATAGATAAGTAAGCGGTTTTATCGAATGAATATTAAGGAGGGAACATTGCCCATGTTAAAAGCACGTCATTTACGTAAGACTTTTGGCGATTTAGTGGCGGTTGACGATGTTTCTTTCGATCTTGAACCAGGGAAAATCTTGGGCATGATCGGTCGAAATGGGTCAGGAAAAACCACCATTTTCCGCTTGATTTTAAACTTTTTAACTCCAGAGAATGGTGGGGAAGTCTTATGGAACGACCAACCCATGAGTGACCAGGTCTATGAGACCATTGGTTACCTACCCGAGGAACGGGGGCTCTATGAGAAAATGACCATTGAGCAACAGATCCTGTACTTTGCCCAATTGCGGGGTATGGAGAAGCAGGAAGTCCTTGACCGTATTGATGAGTGGATGGACCGCTTCGAGGTCAAAGGAAAACGGACGGATAAGATTAATAGCCTGTCTAAGGGGAACCAACAAAAGGTGCAACTGATTGCGACTTTGATCCATGAACCGGCCTTTATTATCCTGGACGAACCCTTTTCCGGTTTAGACCCAGTCAACGCTGATCTCTTGAAACAAGGGATTCTATACCTACGTGATAAGGGGTCATCAATTATTTTCTCCAGTCACAATATGAATAATGTTGAAGCGATTTGCGATGATATGCTAATGATCCATGACGGCGAGCAAGTCCTCTATGGCAAGATTCGGGAAATCCGGGAAAGCTTCGGCCGGACCCGCATTGAAGTGGAAGCGCCGGATTGGACCAAGGACCAGTTACAAGCCTTGGAAGGGGTCGACCATGTGGGGGTTAAGGAAGATAACTACTACCGCCTCTACCTGACTGATGAGTCTTACGGACCAGCTATTTTCCAAACGCTGACCCATGGCAATTACATCCGCCACTTCAGCCAACAACCACCAACACTGGAAGAAATTTTCAAAATGAAAGCAGGTGGACACAATGAGTAAATTATGGGTCGTTATTCGTCAAGTTTATCGTAAGAATGTCAAATCAGGATCCTTTATCTTTATGGTCCTCTCCCCCCTTATCTTTATCGGGATTATCGCTGCAGTAGCCTACTTTGTTTCCCAGAGTGAGACGAGTTCACCGGACCAAATTGCGGTTGTTGATGCCGACCCTGGGATGGTCGAAGTCCTCAAGACCATGGATAATCATAACGTGGACTTCAACTTTGACCAAAATCAAGACCAAGCCCGTCAAGCCCTGGCTGATGGCGACGTCGATGGTATGCTGAAATTGAACCAGGAAAATGGCCAGCTCAAAGCGACTTATTACGGGAAGAGCAATCTAAGGCAAAATGCCAAGGTGAACCTGCAACAGGCCCTGAGCCAGTACCAAATGATGGTCAATGCCCAGGAAGCTGGGATTAGTCCTGACCAACTCCAAAGTCTGATGACAGCTCAAGTGCCGATTGAAGAAGTCTCAATTGATGTCAAAGAGGACGGCAGCGTTGCTGAAGAAAACAAGGATGCTATGAATGAGATGGGACGCAATGGAGTCGCTTCTATTGCTGCCTTTATCATCTTCTACTTCCTGATGTTCTTTATTAATATCATCATCCAAGAAGTGGCAGCGGAAAAAGGCTCACGGATTATGGAAATCATTCTCTCTAGTATTCCTGCTAAGACTCATTTCTACGGCAAACTCTTGGGAGTGGTACTAATGATCCTGACCCAAGTTGGGATCTATGTCCTTCTCTTTATCCTGTGGCGGATCCTATCCACCCAATTTGGCATTCTTAGTCTACCGGAGGAAATTACCCAGGCCTTTGATATCAAAGCCTTCCTCTCTAATAACTTGACCATGTTACTGATCAGCGGACTCCTCGCTTTGATGGGGATTGTGACTTATATCGCCTTGGCTGCTTTCCTAGGCTCCTTGGTGACCAAGACCGAAGATGCTCAAAAGGTGTCTCAACCTGTGATCTGGTTAGGTTTGATCGGTTTCTATATTGGGATCTTTGGCCAACAGGCTGGAACTGATACCGCCTTCTACCGGATCTCCTCCCAGATTCCTTTCTTTACGCCTTTCGTGATGCCTTTCCGCTTAGCGGATCACTCAGTGGAATGGCCGGGAGTAATTATGGCCATTGTGGTTTCTCTAATAACCATGGTACTGATCTTTATCTTTGCTACCACCCTCTACAAGAGCAATGTCTTGGCTTACAGTGATAAGGGACCTTGGGATACCTTCAAGCAATCCATTTCTCTCTGGAAGAGCGAACGCCAAGTCAATACTAAATAATCAAGCGCTCAAAACGTAAACAAAAAACCATGTAGGTAAAAAACTTACATGGTTTTTCTATTTTATCGGGTAATTTTGCTGCCAAAGGGTTACACTATAGTAGATTAAAAACAATGAGGGAGGATTATGATGCAAATTAGACCGGTGAGAAGAGAGGATAGTCAGGCTCTGGCGGATATATACCGCTATTATGTGGAGGAGACTACTTTTACCTTTGAAGAAGTTCCTCCCACTAGTGAGGAAATGGCTGAACGAATTCATTCAATCGTCCAAGATTTTCCCTACTATGTTGCTTGTAATGACCAAGGGCAGGTCTTGGCATATGCCTATGCCCATCCCTTCCATGAGCGTTCTGCCTACCGCTATAGCGCCGAGATCTCCATCTACAGCCAAGTCAATAAAAGTGAGAAAGGACTCGGCACTGCCCTCTATCAGACGGTGGAGCGGGATTTGAAGGTTCAAGGGATAAAAACCATCCTGGCTCTAGTAACTGCGGATAACCAGGTCAGTATCAACTTCCACCAAAAAAATGGTTACCAATTAGTGGGTCACTTGCACCAGGTCGGTTATAAATTTGATCAATGGTTAGATACGGTTTACTTAGAAAAACATATTTAATATACAAAAAGGAGAAGCTTTATGGCCTCTCCTTTTTTGTTGCACTTGGTGTGACTGTCGCACTCTATTCAAACGTGCTCGGTGACAAAAGTGAACTCCACTTCAGAAATATTTGTCAATCCTTTTCAAGGATTGACAAATATTTCTTCCAGTGTTTCACTTTTTTACGTCACCTCGCACTCTATATTATGCAGGCGATGGGATTTGAACCCACACTTCAAAGAAACTGCCGCCTGAAGACAGCGCGTCTGCCGTTCCGCCACGCCTGCGCGATGTTACTATTGTATGCCTAAACTTGGGTAAATGTAAAGGAAAAAATCAAGGGTGCTGATAAAAGATAACATATTGCCAGTTTTTAAGCTTAAGTCCCCTATTAAAAAACCGCTTGAGAAGCTTTTTAAAGGCCTTCTCAAGCGTTTGAAGTAGAGATATTAGTACTTGTTCCAATTGCCGGCGATATCGTCCTTTAAGGGGCTATTGAGCATGGCAATGAGTTTTAAGCGGGCGTGTTGGCCGTTGAGGTAGCCTTGGTCTAAGATGACGCCGACCTTTTCTAATTGAATCGCGGCACCCTTGCTGGCATAAACCTTATGGACCCCACCGCGGTTGGCTTTAGCCACTAAAACGACCGGAATCCCTGCTTGGATGACTTGGGCGAGGATGTCTTGGAGGGCGGGGGGTAAGGACCCTACTCCAAAACCTTCTAAGACAAAGCCCTCAGCTCCAGCTTCAACTAAGGCAGTAATCATCTTAGGATTAAAGTCCAAGCTGGCTTTGACCAGGTAGACATTGGGGCTGAAGCTTTGCTCTAAGTGGACCGGGAATTTATCAACTGGATGATAGTCGCGGAAATAGTGGACCCGGCCCCCATAGGTCACGCCTAAAGGTCCAGCATTGACTGATTCAAAGGCATGGAGGCCGATACTATTGTTCTTCACCACATCATTCACGGTAAAGATACATTGGTTAAAGACCAGGAGGGTCCCCTTGCCGGCGCTATCGTCACTGGCAGCGGTCAAGACGGCATCACGGATATTGGAAAAGCCATCATAACCCAAGTCTTGGCTGGATAACTGACTACCGGTAAAGACGACAGGAACGGGGGTATCCAGGAGCAGGTCGACAAAATAAGAGGTCTCCTCCATGGTATCGGTCCCGTGGGTGAGAACAATTCCTTGGGCGCCCTGGTCGATTTCCGCTTCAATGGCTTGGGCAATATCGGCCATATCGGCTAAGCTCATTTCGTTAGAAGGGATACTTTTGACTTCTTTAATCCTGAGGTCAACGGCTAAGTTTGACAGGTCCATATCCTTCAACAGCTCAGCTCCGGTTAAGAAACCTGACTGTAAGCCCCCAGCTTGGGTATGGACACTGGTAATGGTCCCGCCTAAATTAATTAACACAATACGTTTATTTGACATCTGCTGCCTCCTTTTTTACTTGCTATTAGTCGT
This genomic interval carries:
- a CDS encoding asparaginase — its product is MSNKRIVLINLGGTITSVHTQAGGLQSGFLTGAELLKDMDLSNLAVDLRIKEVKSIPSNEMSLADMADIAQAIEAEIDQGAQGIVLTHGTDTMEETSYFVDLLLDTPVPVVFTGSQLSSQDLGYDGFSNIRDAVLTAASDDSAGKGTLLVFNQCIFTVNDVVKNNSIGLHAFESVNAGPLGVTYGGRVHYFRDYHPVDKFPVHLEQSFSPNVYLVKASLDFNPKMITALVEAGAEGFVLEGFGVGSLPPALQDILAQVIQAGIPVVLVAKANRGGVHKVYASKGAAIQLEKVGVILDQGYLNGQHARLKLIAMLNSPLKDDIAGNWNKY
- a CDS encoding GNAT family N-acetyltransferase: MQIRPVRREDSQALADIYRYYVEETTFTFEEVPPTSEEMAERIHSIVQDFPYYVACNDQGQVLAYAYAHPFHERSAYRYSAEISIYSQVNKSEKGLGTALYQTVERDLKVQGIKTILALVTADNQVSINFHQKNGYQLVGHLHQVGYKFDQWLDTVYLEKHI
- a CDS encoding ABC transporter ATP-binding protein: MLKARHLRKTFGDLVAVDDVSFDLEPGKILGMIGRNGSGKTTIFRLILNFLTPENGGEVLWNDQPMSDQVYETIGYLPEERGLYEKMTIEQQILYFAQLRGMEKQEVLDRIDEWMDRFEVKGKRTDKINSLSKGNQQKVQLIATLIHEPAFIILDEPFSGLDPVNADLLKQGILYLRDKGSSIIFSSHNMNNVEAICDDMLMIHDGEQVLYGKIREIRESFGRTRIEVEAPDWTKDQLQALEGVDHVGVKEDNYYRLYLTDESYGPAIFQTLTHGNYIRHFSQQPPTLEEIFKMKAGGHNE
- a CDS encoding ABC transporter permease, giving the protein MSKLWVVIRQVYRKNVKSGSFIFMVLSPLIFIGIIAAVAYFVSQSETSSPDQIAVVDADPGMVEVLKTMDNHNVDFNFDQNQDQARQALADGDVDGMLKLNQENGQLKATYYGKSNLRQNAKVNLQQALSQYQMMVNAQEAGISPDQLQSLMTAQVPIEEVSIDVKEDGSVAEENKDAMNEMGRNGVASIAAFIIFYFLMFFINIIIQEVAAEKGSRIMEIILSSIPAKTHFYGKLLGVVLMILTQVGIYVLLFILWRILSTQFGILSLPEEITQAFDIKAFLSNNLTMLLISGLLALMGIVTYIALAAFLGSLVTKTEDAQKVSQPVIWLGLIGFYIGIFGQQAGTDTAFYRISSQIPFFTPFVMPFRLADHSVEWPGVIMAIVVSLITMVLIFIFATTLYKSNVLAYSDKGPWDTFKQSISLWKSERQVNTK